The genomic region GGGGGCGGTGCCGTGCTGGATGTCGAGCATCGCCTGACGCAGCTGCAGCGCGACCGGACCGGCCCCGCCGTCGCCGACGGTCCAGGACGCGGCGGCCGACTTCACCACGCCGACCGGCGTGATGACGGCGGCGGTGCCGCAGGCGAAGACCTCGGTGATCTCGCCGTTCTCGTTGCCCTCGCGCCAGTCCTGCGTCGAGATGCGCCGCTCCTCGACCCCGAGACCCAGGTCGGCCGCCAGCGTCAGCAGGCTCTCGCGGGTGATGCCGGGCAGCAGAGTGCCGGTGAGAGACGGGGTGACCAGCCGGGCGTGCGCGCCGGCACCGTGGACGAAGAACAGGTTCATCCCGCCCATCTCCTCGACCCACCGGTGCTCGGCGGCGTCGAGCCAGACGACCTGGTCGCAGCCGTGCTGCGAGGCCTCGTGCTGGGCGGCGAGGGAGGCGGCGTAGTTGCCGCCCGTCTTGGCCGCGCCGGTGCCGCCAGGGGCTGCGCGGGTGTACTCGGTCGAGAGCCAGACGGTGACCGGCTGCACGCCGCGCGAGAAGTACGCGCCGGCGGGCGAGGCGATCAGCAGGTAGGTGTAGGAGTTGGCGGGCCGGACGCCCAGTCCGACCTCGGTGGCGATCATGAACGGGCGCAGGTAGAGCGCCTTGCCCGGGTCGCGGGGCACCCAGGCGACGTCCTGGCGCACCAGCGCCTCGACCGACTCGACGAACAGCTCGGTGGGCAGCGGAGGCATCGCCATGCGCTCGGCCGAGCGCGCCATGCGGGCGGCGTTCGCGTCGGGGCGGAAGACCGCCACGCCGCCGTCGGGCTGGGCGTAGGCCTTGAGCCCCTCGAAGATCTCCTGGCCGTAGTGCAGCACCATCGTCGCCGGGTCGAGCGCGAGCGGGCCGTAGGGCACCAGCTCGGCGTCGTGCCAGCCGCGCGCCGAGTCCCACCGGGCCAGCACCATGTGGTCGGTGAAGACGCGCCCGAAGCCGGGGTCGGCCAGCGCCGCCTGGCGCTCGGCGTCGGAGAGCGGGCTGCTGGTCGGTTTGAGCTCGATCGGCATGGGGTGAACGGTAGCCGCTGTCAGGCGCTGCGGTGCAGCCGGGCGCGCGCCGCCCAGAGCGCCCAGGCGGCCGCCCAGTCGGCGCGCAGCTCGCGCTCGCGGCGGGCCTCGTCGCGCACCATCGTCACGGCGTCGCGCGGACCGACGGCAGGACCGTACGGCTGCTCGACCCACCAGCGGCGCCAGGCGCGCTGCGCGTGCCGGCTGGCGACGTCGGCGTCGAAGACGCTCACCAGCAGGCACTCCTCGACCGCGCGGGCGAAGAGCCCCGGCTCCGGAGCCCACGCCAGCCGGGCGGCGCGCTCGAGGTGCTCCGACAGCGCCACCAGCGCGGCCTCGGCCTCGGGCTGGGCGACGCGGGCGAGGTGGCAGTGCTCGGCGACGGCCGCCTGCCACAGGTGCGCGTGCTCGGGGTCCCGCAGCCGCGTCCAGCTGGGCGTCGGGGGCAGCGGCGGGATCGCGTGCTCGGGACGACGGGGCGCGGCGTGCAGCGCGTGCGTGACCGAGAGGGCCGAGCCGAGGAGCCGGCGGTGGGCAGGGAAGCTCGCACCCGGGTCGGCGTCGGAGCCGCCGAGCAGGAGGGGGAGGTCGGAGGGAGGGCGCCGGGCCCCCCGCCGCACGAGGTGCACGCTCCCAGCCTGCCACCTCGCGCGGCCTCGTGCACAGCCGTATCGAGCGCGGGGGCTAGCTGTACTGCTCGGAGACGTTGGTGCAGCGGTCGATCGGTGGCTGGTTCCCGAGGGCGGTGTGAGGCCGGTGGTGGTTGTAGTGGTGGAGCCATGCT from Motilibacter peucedani harbors:
- a CDS encoding branched-chain amino acid aminotransferase, with amino-acid sequence MPIELKPTSSPLSDAERQAALADPGFGRVFTDHMVLARWDSARGWHDAELVPYGPLALDPATMVLHYGQEIFEGLKAYAQPDGGVAVFRPDANAARMARSAERMAMPPLPTELFVESVEALVRQDVAWVPRDPGKALYLRPFMIATEVGLGVRPANSYTYLLIASPAGAYFSRGVQPVTVWLSTEYTRAAPGGTGAAKTGGNYAASLAAQHEASQHGCDQVVWLDAAEHRWVEEMGGMNLFFVHGAGAHARLVTPSLTGTLLPGITRESLLTLAADLGLGVEERRISTQDWREGNENGEITEVFACGTAAVITPVGVVKSAAASWTVGDGGAGPVALQLRQAMLDIQHGTAPDPHGWMHRVD
- a CDS encoding integrase core domain-containing protein, which codes for AWLHHYNHHRPHTALGNQPPIDRCTNVSEQYS